The Deltaproteobacteria bacterium genome contains a region encoding:
- a CDS encoding Mrp/NBP35 family ATP-binding protein: protein MTTIDDIRERLTEIRPTGQRDNIVGLGMVQGVDSQNGAVTIHLAPAALAPPILQATIADIRRAVGALEGITAVEVRVQQPSQQTQSPYGELGPIPGVRDIIAVSSTKGGVGKSTVAANLALALQHCGRRVGLLDSDVYGPSMPLMLGISGRPRMGENKRIFPIEKFGLRVMSMGFFLDDSSPVIWRGPMVMGLVRQFLKDVEWGELDILVVDMPPGTGDAQLTLVQQVPLAGGVIVTTPQDVALLDVERGIAMFQQVNTPVLGVVENMSYYQCDKCGRREDVFGTGGGSRIAERFGVPLLGAIPLIPAIREGGDAGTPIVIAQPQHAASKTFLHIASQVLDAVEAGRAEAAAPRIIG from the coding sequence ATGACAACGATCGACGACATCCGCGAGCGATTGACAGAGATTCGCCCCACCGGTCAGCGCGACAATATCGTTGGCCTCGGCATGGTGCAGGGCGTCGACTCGCAGAACGGCGCGGTGACGATTCATCTGGCGCCCGCCGCGCTGGCGCCGCCGATCTTGCAAGCGACCATCGCCGACATTCGCCGCGCCGTTGGTGCGCTCGAAGGGATCACTGCCGTCGAGGTGCGCGTCCAGCAACCATCGCAACAGACGCAGAGCCCGTACGGCGAGCTCGGACCGATCCCCGGCGTGCGCGACATCATCGCGGTGTCGAGCACGAAGGGCGGCGTCGGCAAATCGACTGTCGCCGCCAATCTCGCCCTCGCGCTTCAGCACTGCGGCCGCCGTGTCGGGTTACTCGACTCCGACGTGTACGGTCCCAGCATGCCGCTGATGCTCGGCATCTCGGGCCGGCCGCGCATGGGTGAGAACAAGCGCATCTTCCCGATCGAGAAGTTCGGCCTGCGGGTGATGTCGATGGGCTTCTTCCTCGACGATAGCTCGCCGGTGATCTGGCGCGGGCCGATGGTGATGGGACTGGTGCGACAGTTTCTCAAGGATGTCGAGTGGGGTGAACTCGACATCCTGGTCGTCGACATGCCGCCCGGCACCGGCGATGCGCAGCTCACGCTGGTGCAGCAGGTGCCGCTCGCCGGCGGGGTGATCGTCACCACACCGCAAGATGTCGCGCTGCTCGATGTCGAGCGCGGCATCGCGATGTTCCAACAGGTCAACACGCCGGTGCTCGGTGTGGTCGAGAACATGAGTTACTACCAGTGCGACAAGTGCGGTCGTCGCGAAGACGTGTTCGGAACCGGCGGCGGCAGCCGCATCGCCGAACGCTTCGGCGTACCGCTGCTCGGGGCGATTCCGCTGATCCCGGCAATTCGCGAAGGCGGCGACGCCGGCACGCCGATCGTCATCGCGCAGCCGCAGCATGCCGCGAGCAAGACGT
- a CDS encoding DUF971 domain-containing protein → MTQSTTAIPTDIRRIGKSAIEILWSDGHRSEFTNHYLRQHCPCATCRERPPRTLPVVGAGGTELYPSQIGVVGRYAISIQWSDGHDAGIYSYRTLRELCPCAECRPERPVSEGAAS, encoded by the coding sequence ATGACTCAGAGCACCACCGCGATCCCCACCGATATTCGCCGCATCGGCAAAAGCGCAATCGAGATTCTGTGGAGCGATGGCCATCGCTCCGAGTTCACCAATCACTACCTGCGCCAGCATTGCCCGTGCGCGACCTGCCGCGAACGGCCGCCGCGCACTCTGCCCGTGGTCGGTGCAGGTGGCACCGAGTTGTATCCATCCCAAATCGGCGTGGTCGGGCGCTACGCGATCAGCATTCAATGGAGCGACGGTCACGACGCCGGCATCTACAGCTATCGCACGCTGCGCGAACTCTGCCCGTGTGCGGAGTGTCGTCCCGAGCGACCCGTCAGTGAAGGCGCGGCATCATGA